A window of the Deltaproteobacteria bacterium genome harbors these coding sequences:
- a CDS encoding transposase, which produces NKIKTMKRQAYGFRDMEFFKLKIMAIHETKYALVG; this is translated from the coding sequence ACAACAAGATTAAAACCATGAAGCGCCAAGCTTACGGCTTCAGGGATATGGAATTCTTTAAACTCAAAATCATGGCTATTCATGAAACAAAGTACGCTTTAGTCGGATGA